The following DNA comes from Rosa rugosa chromosome 5, drRosRugo1.1, whole genome shotgun sequence.
gtagcagtttaAGTCAACGCCGttttcttccgattccggccaccccagACGATAAAGTTCGGTTCTTTGGAAGCGCCTTGGGATGTAGATGTTACCCCCTGAATCATGTGCAGCGATttgaagcatggaggaagaactGATGGCTGGAAGATTTCGATCACTATTCACGGTTCGAGTTCaagcttctccttaattgttgaggtacttctactcattttctgactttgtctcagttgagaaagttgttgggtctgttgagtaggtgctgctaccaaagtttggtggccatcggagttGGTGGCGGTAGCGGTGGCGCTGCCACTGTAGGCGGCGGCTGCAGCGTGTAGGACAGTGTTTTGATtctagtttttagcccattaaattctataaatgttgtagagcttgtatgtgaagtttggtgaattttggaggaatttggaattgtttgtgattttccgaagtttggagttttgtgagtgaattgtgggaaatccggccgtcggatttccctcgttttcgttgtggaatatgtaaatcgAGGAATTGGTGTTATGGGTGTGATTTGGATTGAATCCGAGAAGTAAtagagatagggattttcgggtttcgtgtAGGTTTgtaattatttattcgaattgtcgtttacggaagtgtacttgtgtacagggcgacatGCCGAGGTACTGCTCGACGTAGGAAACCGGTAgcgtggtcgcctaaatagtactgtgagtggacatttattttaaattaaatgtgcatgcagtatattattattttccgattgaggtttaatttattatttgaattattgagtattatgatttatgagcttgatttcttgagatttattatgctctatgagttacgggatttttagtggatttccttcccgagggctttcaatagattttcaagctaattatttatgagttattgagttgggaaatgatttgCGAGAAGTGACTGATtcagaaaatattatgagaattattgatttcgaatatcagtttatatgatgatatacgagtacgaaggatttagcaaatatttgagcatggttgaattatcgagatttattgagttttgagctccgcacttatcagccttgaagttagattgagatttctttccgaaaacatttattgatttacagagtatttgaCTTATGCTTTTGAGGATTTATGGAGATATTGAGATTTGAGTTAGCGAGATAATTTTGAGTTATGCTTTCGGTGaattattaatgttttattgaagtaacagcgagtttctttccgaaagcaagtaactgaaagaggttgtttccagtttattgaggaggctattcagtttattgaggaggctatttacggcgcatgcgcatattacctagttggcagttccttctaggtaataatctggttggcagtcccttccagactatattccggttggcagtcccttctgatgcgtcatctgggtggcagtccctcccagatggcatgagatggttagttggcagtcccttctatccaccgcctcctattccggttggcagtcccttccgatgcgtcatctgggtggcagtcccttccagatgacatgaggtagttagtcggcagtcccgtctactacctgtggttagttggcagtcccttctaccaccgcctcctattccggttggcagtcccttccgatgcgtcatctgggtggcagtccctcccagatggcatgagatgactagacaaCAGTCTTTTCTAGTCATCAAGCAAGCCTCTTGAAAAGGATgtttttataaggattgaggatgagattttaagagatttCAAGATGTTCTATTTCTACGTGATTAAGAAtgcagtaaagatgatgattaaaagtatttttcaagattgttactgtatgcgagattttagagaataacttgggaaagcattaagttttacttattcatttgaaattacttatttttcgtccactcactctaacagtttttaaatgttttcccctgggcccttcggtttcaaatgcccagtttgcaggctagtttagcttgaggtcgagcgtacttggggttgaggcatagctgtcatagcttccgcattataaaagtatcggccctttatcttgtattctacCTTCTTGTACGCCTAAGaaatagattgctctgataacctttgagattaatattttttaagttcagaattgtttgtgaaattgGGAGGTGTTGTGATCTAgggagcatggtggctccagaagtttgtggtggattattttagaagtgtaaatgtttttctacaggtttttttttgggtagtccacttttagagggagttccgccaaatttttggtagaatttcttctaaggtgggcccagcagggccacttcggatttcaaggtgaaatccggggcgggtcctgtcatatatcgcctaagttcttttacaatcagcaacaacattaatcacttctaaagattgaagtgaatcaaatccgatcagaggataatgtagcggacttattcactaagtcgttacctaaatccacattcgagaaacatgtgaagagcctcagattgagaaaattatccgaactcccatgattgtagcaatcagggggagatgtcgacatcagggggaatttttgtcccacagggtttttgttacctggcacggtttttaacgaggcaacgatcatagtgtcatcaccaagtttgagcggcacaagggggagtgttgaaggatatcgacattgagtgtgcctcttcaaactagggtttagttctagagttgtaataggagagaaggttctagatttcctaattatatttggattctatttccttgtatgacaagattatgtactttgtaaatccctatataaagggctcctattatcaataatagaacacacacaattctctcatcaatctctctgcaaatcatattttccttaaacacttaAATGTTTTACCCATATTACATTGGCCTTATGTATAAAACCATAATGTCCTCATGATTTTAATGTTTTGAGATAAGATGGGTAGAATTACTGCATCAAATGCAATCATTGTATGAAGATTTACCTGTTAACAGGGCATCTCTTAATGGACTCCTCATTTTGGCCTCTCTTACTGATCCCCTTGCACATCCAAAAAATGATAGCATCAGGAAACATACATGCTCCGACCGAGTTATAGCTAGAATATTAGCTCATAACCTGAATAATTCCAAGTACTAATAGAATTGTGACACAATACACACCCAAGCCATCAGATTAACTATTGGTGAGGAGCCTGAATCCAAACCACCTTTGATATAGGTTGAATCCAGCAGCTAGCTCCTTATTAGTTCAATTTCTCATATAAAATGtacccaaagaaaaaagaagatggGAGATACATTACTCCTTTATGATAAAGCCAACCTCAGTAAAACACATACGATCAAATACTTGTACACTACTTCACAATGCATTTTCCTGTTGATGCATCTTGCTCTGTGCCTCCTTCATTTGGCCTCTCTTTCTGATCCGAATGCCGATCCAGTAAATGATGGCATTCAATAACACATCCGGCGAGGCCACACGTAATATGAACCACTGCACGGAGTGCCACCAGTAGGGATTACACAGAGGCTCATCACCAATCCAGCGAACGCTTGCTTTGCTAAATTTCTCTGGTGATGCCATCAACCAGGAAGGCCCCTTGACATGTTTTGTCAACCTCGTTGCAACGAAAAGAGGAGTCTGCATTAGTTGAGAAGATGAACGCAGGTGGATTAATATCATCTATAAGAAGTAGCAGTAGGGATAAACTTCTTTTGATATGTTACACTGTtaagaattatatatatagtggCAGATATTTTGAGCATGGTAGATCCTGAGTTCATACTTTCCAACCAAAAATCAGTGTAGTATCATGGTGTAACTAGCAAGTTGATTATTGGACTGATCAACAGACACAGAAATAGATAGGAGAAACAGAGAATTTGGGGTTCCGGGTTGGAGGAATTGAATTTGGATCTTTATCTAGTATATAGGTACCGGTTTGTGATACTAAcccaagaaaagaaagaaaagaatacAAAGGTGGATAACGAGAACCTGACACTGAATGTCAATTCCCTGCTGCTTGTATTCCAAACTAATGCATCTTGAGAACATGGAAATGTACCTGTTTCACAAGTTCATAACTCATTAACTCATAATCAAAAGgctatataattatttatatgtaTAATTGTATATGTATCCTAAACTAATGCATCTTGTGATACATATGTAATGTTTCCATACGTAATAAACTAGATAATACTAATTAGGTTCCCGGCCATCTTATCACAAGTGTCGGTGTCTCGAGATTGATATATTTCTTAgatcttgtcagtttggtaacACATTTAAAGTCCCTATTTTACAGATAAGAAGGCTACTCTAAACATGCGAGAATCCTACTCTAAAACGCAGAGAAGAAAAGTGCCTGGAATTGAGGATTAACTGGGAAATCGATTCATACACAACTTCTAGCTGTGATGCTATCTCTGTTTCAAAGATCGCGAGGAGATGAATAATACCACCCATGTTTTGATGTTTTCTATGACCTAGCAGCATCTTAGGCCTAGCATCGTGTAAAACTCAACTTATTGTCGCGCTGTGTTTCAACATTGTACACGAAAAATTACTATACCCACATTGAAAGAGCTCCTTCTCGACTTCCATGTCTTCTTATGCTTTTGGATGATACAAACAATATTTTATACCATCTTTCAGGCATAACACCTTCCCAGAACACGTAGTAGCTCTAACAAGTACAGAGCTAGCGCTAGTAAGCTTTCTTGAAACCTAAATAGTCTAGGACTCAAACCATATCCATTGTAAATAGGTGTTaatttgcttaattaattaagactTGAATTATGTCAATAACAGCTTTTCTGAAACACGTTGAGAGAAAATTGTTCCACAGATCGACGAGATACTTGAGAATCTAAGCACAAAACCAAAATCGTTTAAGACCTCTAATGTGATTCAAGTGATGGAGGGAAGTAGTAGGGTACATGTTGATGCAGTTAAGAGATTCTTAATCCAAGAAGGGAAAATATGCatgaaacaaaataaatgacaGTTAAGAAAACTCACGCTTTGGTTGTAGAATAAAGAGTATATAGAGGAAAAGAAGGGAGGTTAGCTGAATTAGAACCAATATTGACAATtgctcctttcttcttcttgagcATTCCTGGAAGCACTGCCCTAGTCACCCAAGTTGCTGCTCCCAAGTTCACCTTAATAATATTCTCCATGAGTTCCAAATCAACCTCATGAAAAAACCTAGCATAAGGGTAAGCTATCCCTGCATTGTTAATCAAAACACCAACATCTATCCCTTCTATCCCTTCCTCTATGGCGTTAGCTATTTCCTCCCCACTCAATTTGGCTAAGTCGATCACCATGCTCTTAATCTCGACTTTTCCACCAAATTCTCCATGCATTTCATTGGAGGTAGCTTCGAGCGCTGAATGGTTTTTATCAATCAGAACAAGGTTAAGACCCTTTGAAGCCAACTCCAAGGCAAGCACTTTGCCAATTCCTTGAGCAGAGCCGGTGACGATAGCCCAAGAGCCATAGTCCTTGAGATTCTTTGGGGGTCTCAGAAACATGACCCATACCCATCTCACAAAGTTGATGAAACCTTTACAAACAGAGATGAAGCCTATGCAACTTGTTGCTACAATGAAACCTTCTTGCAATTGCATTGCCATAGTCAGCTCTCTGTAAAAGAATCTTGGTTAGATTTTTCTCCTCCTAAAAAACTCAAGCGCACCTTTTTTTTATGAAGAACGCTGAAGTTTGAGGATGTTCAATGCACTTCCATCCCTGTAATTAAGAGTTGGGTGCTGAAAATAAAGAAGAGTAGTTGCCGTCCAAGAAATGCATAATAAACAAGTaggtgttgaaggatatcgacattgagtgtgcctcttcaaactagggtttagttctagagttgtaataggagagaaggttctagatttcctaattatattaggattctatttccttgtataacaagattatgtactttgtaaatccctatataaagggctcctattatcaataatagaacacacaCAATTCTCACATCAATCTCTCTGcaaatcatattttccttaaacacgttttcagcacgagccctaaccctagccctaaaaacCAAAAAGCTGCCGCAAACCCTAACACCCGAAATTTCTTTCACCAAAAACTGCCGCAAGCTCCTAGCCCTTGCTAGCCATACCGTGCgctgctcctgcagcccttGAGCACCCGTGTGCCGCCTACTACCCCTGCAGCATCGTCGtacgcctgctgcccctgcagcacagcagcatgctcgttcctgtgcagatcagcctgtttgcacGCCCCTAAACGTCTTGATCTTGATCTCAGATCAAAATcattccttcatcaaagttgttcgtctctgtctcttctatctgacctccaaatttcagccctattggagtcgttttgagacctgtacaccattcgaagtgggagctgttcagaagcGAATCTGCTctgaatttcaacaagtaagttttaaagattaaagtttctgctttcttgtcttttaaattcctttattttttGCAGGATTTGCAATATACGAACATGGGTTCGATTATtcaataagcggaattgtggggattcacgctaaacggactaagagcgtttgtAATCAAtaaactaagagtgttcataatcttcggactaagagcgtccacaTCAATTtttgaccatattaaacatcattgtttcggtctaatccaaatattcttggaaattgatttcttggtagcatagctcggaaatcttattattattagtttttgtggaagtttttactccgaaactaatctattCTCCTTTGTTTTTGAATGTCGAATGCAAACGTGCAAAAACTCGACTTCACTAAACCAGATTCAAATAACATTGGTTATCACCGATGGGTGAATAACGTCAAGAATCACCTCACTACTAGTGGGATTCTGTGAAGAGCACACAGAATaaagattaattgagaaaatcctctcaaccttccccgtctcagcgcTAATGATTGCCAAGCAATATAGGCTTGTGTGCAATGctagacggatcacgaggtttcatcaactTATGTCAGTTACTGAGTAAgctgataacatactcgtgaaaatttataattcaaaggcccgttggaactaagagcgttcatgaggtgAATTATAAATTACGCACctaaaggagggcgcaaggagcggaaccctaaaagtTAGGGGACAACAAAATGGACGTGTgggtccatacaaccgccctacaaaggaaggaaaaccGCTAGATACgcggacacgtggcaacattggccaacGTGGGAGAGACAAAACAGGCGCCGTCGGTAGTGGTGGTGTCGCCACCAACGTCCATGGAGGATGTCCAAATGCACAAGGTGCATCTCAATTAATGGGTGAGGTAATGCTATAGATGGGGATCTTTaaagcattggttcaagcactAGAATGCGAGTGGAAAAACAAAGCTGCACAATATAAGTGTATAAAGATATGAGAGAGCATGAGGCTCATCTCGCAGC
Coding sequences within:
- the LOC133710210 gene encoding very-long-chain 3-oxoacyl-CoA reductase 1-like produces the protein MAMQLQEGFIVATSCIGFISVCKGFINFVRWVWVMFLRPPKNLKDYGSWAIVTGSAQGIGKVLALELASKGLNLVLIDKNHSALEATSNEMHGEFGGKVEIKSMVIDLAKLSGEEIANAIEEGIEGIDVGVLINNAGIAYPYARFFHEVDLELMENIIKVNLGAATWVTRAVLPGMLKKKKGAIVNIGSNSANLPSFPLYTLYSTTKAYISMFSRCISLEYKQQGIDIQCQTPLFVATRLTKHVKGPSWLMASPEKFSKASVRWIGDEPLCNPYWWHSVQWFILRVASPDVLLNAIIYWIGIRIRKRGQMKEAQSKMHQQENAL